The DNA region GGGTCATGCGTCGACGAGGGGACCCGGTGCTGCGCCTGCAACGAATGTTGCCATGCACGGCCTGCTAGCGCCGATCAAAAGCGCGCAGCACCAATATGTGGAAGCGTCGGGGCATGACAGCCCGTGACGCTTAAGGTTTGTTCAGGTTTTATGGCGCGCACGCGAGCACGTGCACGCGAGACTATTCGAGCACGATCCCGCTTGGACACGACGGCACGGCAGACGCCAGAATCATCCTGTCCCGATTCGCGGGGAAATAGCTTTCGCAAGCTCTTGGGCGGAACACGGGGTCGCCGCGCCGGATCGGCATACCCGTTAGCACGCAGAACGAGTCCATGCGCGCGAGACCGATCCGCCACACCTGATCGGCATAATGGCCTGAGCGCGGATCGCTCCAGCACACGCTAAGTGTCTTCGATGAAAGTTGTTCAAGAATGGAGATATGCGCCGGCGGCGGCTCGACAGCAACGGGCTCGAGCGCTTCAGGCGGTGGCCGCTTGGTCATGCGGAATTTCTTTTTTGGACCGTATTGTGCTTTCCTGCTGGATTCAACGGGTGTAGGCATCAGGACGCCTACCAATGCGCGTCTAACGATATCTTCTTCAACCGGACGAGTCATCATTCACCTCCGTCACAGAGTTTGGCTGGCGGCACGCTCCTTCGCGGCCGAGGTGCTGCTGCTGACGTCAACAGTGTTGTACGGTGTGGCTCGCAAGGCAGATCAGTGACTTGCCTGCATGGCGCGCAGCGATACGCGAATCTGAGTCCCGACATCAATGCGCGGTGACTCTATATTGGACGTTCAGGCGGCCATACAGCAAGTTAAGCGTTGTTAACCGGAAAGTGCAACGAAAGACTTTCCGCTTCAGATGTCTGAACTCCTTAAGGCCCGGCAAAGCCCGCATCAGTTCTAGCCACGGCGGGATGCAGCCTTAAAGATGTATTGCCATTACTTCTTGTCCCATGTGACGAGATCTTTATCGTTGTCGTCGGCGACAAAGATGGCAAGCAGTTTCGCGGGGCTGGTCTTGCTTGCGTTCTCGCTGACCATGTGATGCACACCGGGTGCTTCTGTCCAACTCTCACCTGCGTGATACACGCGCGCTTCGCCATCGTCGACCTTGCTTCGGATCTCGCCCTGCAGCACGTAGCCCACCACGAACGCCTGACCGTGACGATGCGGCGGCGACACGCCGCCCGGTTTGTAGTCGACGACGATGGCCGTCATGGTCTTGCCCGGCACATTAGCAAGGGGCGTCTGGAACGCCGGGCTGATGTGCTCGCGAGGACCATCGACGTCATGCGCGTGCGTCGCATGAGGCGCCGTCAGTGCGATACAGGCTGCCGCCGTAGACGCAAGAGCGGTCTGAACGAAATTCACTTTAACTCTCCGAAGGATGAATGGTTTGCGATGGCGCCGCGCAGCAAGCGGCACGGTCATGTCGAACAAGTCGGTTAACTACGACTAAACGAGTCGTAGTTGCGAGAGTAACCGCTTTTTTGATGTCATGCAACGCCGCGCGCAACTTGCCCAGCTTGCAATTTCCCTCACCACGGAATGGATTCTTGCGATCTTTGTCATGTATGTCTAGAATGCGCACAATTGACAGTAGTGTCAAATATGGCGGGAAAATGACCCGAACATGACAGAACTGCCACGCAACGCGCGGCCTTTAGCGGAATCCATACTCATGTCCACCGATGCATCACTTTCAACACCCGCCAGCGGTCGAATCGCCCGAACCGCCATATGGCGGCACATCTTCGCGGGCTTCTGTGCGAGCCTCGTCGGCATAGGGCTGGCGCGCTTCGCCTATACGCCGCTGATTCCGCCGCTGATTCAGGCGCACTGGTTCGCGGCCTCGGACGTGGTGTATCTGGGCGCGGCGAATCTTGCGGGTTATCTGCTCGGTGCACTGCTCGGCCGTCCCGTTGCGCATCGTCTGACCAACACGCATACGTTGCGGGCCATGATGGTGCTGGTCACGGCGACTTTCCTTGCGTGCGCGTTTCCGGTTTCCGTCGCGTGGTTTTTCTGCTGGCGGCTGCTGTCGGGCGTGGCGGGCGGAGCCATCATGGTGCTGGTCGCTGCGACGGTGCTCCCGCATGTGCCCGCGGACCGGAAGGGGCTCGCAAGCGGTGCGATCTTCCTCGGCCTTGGCGTCGGTATTGCGGCATCGGGGACGATCGTCCCGCTGCTGCTCAACCTCGGCTTGCGTAACACGTGGATCGGGATCGCGATCCTCTCCGCCGTTTTGACGCTGGCAACGTGGTACGGGTGGCCGTCGGCGACCAAAGCGCACGCGCCTTCGCACGCGCTTCCGTCTGCGAAGACGCACAATCCGTCGACGGTCCGCGTGCTTTATGCCGAGTACGCGTTGATGGCGGTCGGCCTCGTTCCCACGATGGTTTTCCTCGTTGATTTCATTGCGCGCGGACTTGGCGCGGGCGCGCATGTCGGTGCGGCATATTGGATCCTATATGGCGTCGGTGCGATTTTTGGCGCGCCCGTGTATGGACTCGTGGCGGATCGCTTGGGCGGGCGCTTTGCGATCCGCGCGGTCACGCTGTTGCAGATCGTCGTGGTCGCGGCGTTCGCGATGTCCAGCAATCAGATCGTGATTGGCGTGCTGACGCTCGTGATCGGCAGCTTTCCGCCGGGCATCGTGCCGATGATGCTTGCGCGTGTACATGAAGTCGTGCCGCACGATCACGCCGGGCAGCACAAAACATGGAGTCGCGCCACGACAACCTTCGCAGCATTTCAGGCGCTCGCGGGCTACACGTATTCGGCATTGTTCAATAGCAGCGGTGGCAACCATCGTCTACTCTTTGTAATTGGCGCGGTGGCGCTTGCGTTCGTTGTCGTAGTCGACTGCGCGGCGCCGTTGCTTGCAAGAGAACCTGGTCAAAAACAGAACAACAGATAAGGCGAAAATCGCGACGCTTATAAACGTTTGAAAACCGCACCCGATCAGGTCGTTTGGAGAAGATGACCGGACGCGTAGCGTGAGTCGTGTTAACAAGGATTAACTACCGCTCACGATTTCCGCGACCGACAATGCGCACTTCCAGTTTCGCAATGACGTGCGGGTATCGACGCGGAGGTTTCGAACGTGAAGGCAGGCGTGGACCGTTCGTTCCGGAATGCCATGGGTGACGATGCGCAGCGTCCGGAAGACGCGTTGCCGTTGTCGTCGCAACGCGGCAGCACGCGGCTCGCTTTGCTACCGCGTCTACTGATACTCGGTGTATGCGGCTGGTCGCTGATCGAAACGCCTTCGGAGTTCGATCCATCCGCTGGCCAACTCGGCATCGCGGCCCTCGGACTGGCGAAGATCATATGGACCGTGATCGGCGTGGCAGCTGCGTGTGGCAAGAAGCGCGCGCAGTGGATCTTTTCGTTTCTGTGTGGACTGAGCCTCGTCGCGATCGTGCCGGGCCTGCCCGTCGAAGTGAACGAATCGGCGTGGATCTTTACGCAATCGCTCGTCGAATGCGTGCTTAAGGCGGGCGCTTTACTCGCATTGGGATTGTCGCGCGTCACGCGTCCCGCTGCCGTCGATATCGCGTCCTGGCATGACGACGACGGAAGCATTCAGCGCCCTTAAAGCGCCTTGCACGTACTGCATTTCGCGAAAGCCCTGCGTCGACTTCTAGACGGACAACGGCCGCTTGAACAGATCGCGCGCAATTGAGCAAAACAGGTCCGTCGTAGCGCTTTGATCCTGCAAACGCCGGCTCATGATGATCGGCGACGACACATTCGTTTCCTGGATCGACCGATAGGTCACGCCGCGCGCGCGCAAGCCCCGCACACTCTCCGGCACGAGACACACGCCCACTTGAGCGGCGACGAGACCTAGCGCGGTCTGCAGTTCCCGTACCTCATGAACGGCGGCTGGTTCGACGGCGTGGTCACGGAACGCGGACAGCTGTTGATCCGCGTAGCTCGGGCGCGGCGTCGACGGATAGATGATCAGCGTTTCTTTCGACAGCGCGTCGAGCGTCAGTTGCGCGATGTCGGCGAGCGCGTGGCCCGTAGGCAAGGCGGCAATCAACGGCTCCTCGACGAGCACCTCGCGCGCCAGTTGCGATTCGTCGAAACGCAGCCGGCCAAAGCCCACGTCGATGCGTCCGCCCTTGAGCGCGCTCAGCTGCTCGATCGTGAACATCTCGATCAGCGAAATCTGGATCAGGGGCGCCGCTTCTCTAAACGCGCGGATCACATCGGGCAGCGGGCCATACAGTGTGGACGGCACGAAGCCGATCACGATGCGCTCCGCGAGCTGTGCTAGCCGCCGCGTGAGCGGCAGCAGTTCATCGCTTTCCTCGAGCAGGCGCCTGGCCTGCGCGTAAAAGACACGCCCGGCCTCCGTCAGCTTGAGCGGACGCGCGCCGCGTTCGAACAACGCAAGTCCCACCATGTCTTCGATCTGCTGGATCTGCCGCGAGAGCGGCGGCTGCGTCATGTTCAGGCGCTCGGCGGCCCGTGTGAAGTTCCTTTCCTCGGCGACCGCCACGAAATAGCGAAGTTGACGCAGTTCCATCTATGCCCCGAAGGTATGGAAATAGACTTAATCGGTCTTGGACGGATTTTGCCGGCGCCCCTAGTATGGGCACATCAGCAGGAGAGCCGTATGATACCAAGCGCCGTTCAGATACACGCTGTAGACACTATTCTCGTCGACGTTCCGACGATCCGCCCGCACCGCCTGTCGGTCGCCACGATGAATTGCCAGGCACTGGTGCTGATCCGCATTCAATGCACGGATGGTATAGCGGGCTGGGGCGAGGCGACCACGATCGGCGGTCTCGCCTATGGCGAGGAAAGCCCCGAAAGCATCAAGACCAACATCGACACCTATTTCGCGCCGATGCTCAAGGGCATGGACGCGACCCGTCCCGGCCAGGCGATGGCGAAACTGCGCGAATGCTTCCAGGGTAACCGCTTTGCGAAGTGCGCGATCGAAACCGCGTTGTTCGACGCACAGGCGCAGCGTTTCGGCGTGCCGCTGTCGGAACTGTTCGGCGGCCGCGTGACGGATTCCGTCGAAGTCGCATGGACGCTCGCGAGCGGCGACACAGGCCGCGATATCGACGAAGCGCATCAGATGCTGGAAATGAAACGGCACCGCGTGTTCAAGCTGAAGATCGGCACGCGCGCGCCGGCCGAGGACATCGCACACGTCGCCGCGATCAAGGCGGCGGTGGGCGATCGCGCCGAAGTCCGTGTGGACGTGAACCAGGCGTGGAGCCAGGCGGAAGCGCTCTGGGCGAGCGAACGCCTCGCGGACGCGGGCTGCAATCTGATCGAGCAACCCATTGCTGCCGACGACCGCCGCGGCCTCAAGCGTCTCACGCATCGCTCGACAGTGCCCATCATGGCAGACGAAGCGCTACATGGTCCCGTCGATGCATTCGATGTCGCCAGCGCGCACGCGGCCGATGTGTTCGCCGTGAAGATCGCGCAATCGGGCGGCCTGACGGGCGCGGCGAGCGTGGCGGCCATTGCGCTTGCTGCCGGCGTCGATCTGTATGGCGGCACGATGCTGGAGGGTGCGGTCGGCACGATCGCTTCCGCACAACTGTTCAGTACGTTCCGCGAACTGAAGTGGGGCACCGAGCTGTTCGGGCCGTTGCTTCTCACGGAAGAAATTCTCACCGAGCCGCTGCGCTACGAGAACTTCTCGTTGCAATTGCCGAGCGGCCCGGGACTCGGCATTCAACTCGACCTGGAGAAGATCGGGAGACTGCGCCGCGATTCGAAGCACGGCGCGAGTGTGGTCAAGGCTTAGCGATGGCGGTGCTGAATCCGCAGCGCAATAAGCGTATCTGACATCGTCATCAGTGATTGGACTAAAAGGAGACATCCCCATGGACATCAAAACCATCGACGCCCTGTTGAACAAGATCAACGAAAGCGCCACGCACGAAGGTAACGCCCGCACGAAGCAGGTGGTCAACCGCATCATCCGCGACCTGTTCATCACGATCGACGAACTCGACGTCACACCGAACGAATTCTGGTCCGCGCTGAACTATCTCGGCGAAGCGGGCCAAAGCGGCGAGCTCGGCCTGCTGGCAGCAGGCCTCGGCTTCGAGCACTTCCTGGACGTTCGTCTCGACGAAGCGGAAGCCAGGGCGGGCCTGCAGGGCGGCACGCCGCGCACCATCGAAGGTCCGCTGTATGTGGCGGGCGCGCCGGAATCGACGGGCCATGCACGGCTCGACAACGGCAACGAACCGGGCGAAACGCTGGTGATGCGCGGCCGCGTACTGGACGAAGCGGGCCAGCCGGTGCGCGACGCGCTGGTCGAAGTGTGGCACGCGAACCATCTGGGCAACTACTCGCACTTCGATAAATCGCAGCCCGCATTCAACCTGCGCCGCTCGATCCGCACCGACGAGAACGGCACGTACAGCTTCCGCAGCGTGGTGCCGATCGGCTATAGCGTGCCGCCGGAAGGCAAGACGCAGCAACTGCTCGATCTGCTCGGCCGTCACGGTCATCGCCCGGCGCATATTCACTTCTTCGTGTCGGCGCCCGGTTTTCGCAAGCTGACCACGCAGATCAATATCGAAGGCGATCCGTATCTGTGGGATGACTTCGCATTCGCGACGCGCGAAGGTCTCGTGCCCGCCGTCAAGAAGGAAGAGGGCGCAACGGGCAAGCCTTATGGCATCGACGGCCAGTTCGCGCTGATCGACTTCGATTTCAGCCTCGTCAAGGACCGTAGTAACGTGCCGACGAGTGAAGTGGAGCGCGTGCGCGCCTGATACCACTGGTATCGCCGAACGTGTATGAATGCGGCCGCCGTTCGAGGTGGCCGCAGTGTCTGAAAGCGCGGCATGCAGTGGAAGCTGCGCAACTGCAATGAATCTACAGGGAGTCCACGAATGCTATTTCACGTGAAGATGGTCGTTAAGCTGCCGCCCGATATGCCCGTCGAGCGCGCCAACGAATTGAAGGCCACCGAAAAGGCCATGGCGCAGCGTCTGCAAAAGGAAGGCATCTGGCGACATCTCTGGCGCATTGCGGGCCTGTACGCGAATTTCAGCGTGTTCGACGTGGAAAGCCCCGCGCAACTCAATGAGATCCTCATGCAATTGCCGCTTTATCCATATATGGAAGTAACGGTGGATGCAATGTGCCGTCATCCTTCGTCGATTCACGAAGACGATCGCTAGGCGCTCGCGCAAACAAAAAAAAGGAAGAGACGCGGAGTACCGTCTCTTCCAAAGCACTACCAGGGTAGCCTCAACAGGCAACAACTACTACAAGAACAAACGCTGGATCAATCGAGCGACGAAGCGGGGCCGAAGAACTCGAAACGGCTCTGCTTTTCGGGCACACCGATCGCCTTCAGATGACGCTTCACCGCCTTCATGAACGACTTGGGTCCGAGGAAGTACACATCGACATCGCGCGTGGACGGCAGCCATTCGATCAGGCGCGCTTCGTCGATATAGCCTTCGGCGTGATGAGCCTCGTCGTGCTGACGCGGCTTCTCATACACGTAGAAGCGCTTGAGTTGCGGATGACGCGCTGCCAGTTCGTCGATATGGTCGCGGAACGCATGCACGCCGCCGTGACGCGCGGCATGAA from Paraburkholderia caribensis includes:
- a CDS encoding DUF3331 domain-containing protein, with amino-acid sequence MTKRPPPEALEPVAVEPPPAHISILEQLSSKTLSVCWSDPRSGHYADQVWRIGLARMDSFCVLTGMPIRRGDPVFRPRACESYFPANRDRMILASAVPSCPSGIVLE
- a CDS encoding YbfB/YjiJ family MFS transporter, with product MSTDASLSTPASGRIARTAIWRHIFAGFCASLVGIGLARFAYTPLIPPLIQAHWFAASDVVYLGAANLAGYLLGALLGRPVAHRLTNTHTLRAMMVLVTATFLACAFPVSVAWFFCWRLLSGVAGGAIMVLVAATVLPHVPADRKGLASGAIFLGLGVGIAASGTIVPLLLNLGLRNTWIGIAILSAVLTLATWYGWPSATKAHAPSHALPSAKTHNPSTVRVLYAEYALMAVGLVPTMVFLVDFIARGLGAGAHVGAAYWILYGVGAIFGAPVYGLVADRLGGRFAIRAVTLLQIVVVAAFAMSSNQIVIGVLTLVIGSFPPGIVPMMLARVHEVVPHDHAGQHKTWSRATTTFAAFQALAGYTYSALFNSSGGNHRLLFVIGAVALAFVVVVDCAAPLLAREPGQKQNNR
- the catA gene encoding catechol 1,2-dioxygenase, yielding MDIKTIDALLNKINESATHEGNARTKQVVNRIIRDLFITIDELDVTPNEFWSALNYLGEAGQSGELGLLAAGLGFEHFLDVRLDEAEARAGLQGGTPRTIEGPLYVAGAPESTGHARLDNGNEPGETLVMRGRVLDEAGQPVRDALVEVWHANHLGNYSHFDKSQPAFNLRRSIRTDENGTYSFRSVVPIGYSVPPEGKTQQLLDLLGRHGHRPAHIHFFVSAPGFRKLTTQINIEGDPYLWDDFAFATREGLVPAVKKEEGATGKPYGIDGQFALIDFDFSLVKDRSNVPTSEVERVRA
- a CDS encoding cupin domain-containing protein, whose amino-acid sequence is MNFVQTALASTAAACIALTAPHATHAHDVDGPREHISPAFQTPLANVPGKTMTAIVVDYKPGGVSPPHRHGQAFVVGYVLQGEIRSKVDDGEARVYHAGESWTEAPGVHHMVSENASKTSPAKLLAIFVADDNDKDLVTWDKK
- a CDS encoding muconate/chloromuconate family cycloisomerase, yielding MIPSAVQIHAVDTILVDVPTIRPHRLSVATMNCQALVLIRIQCTDGIAGWGEATTIGGLAYGEESPESIKTNIDTYFAPMLKGMDATRPGQAMAKLRECFQGNRFAKCAIETALFDAQAQRFGVPLSELFGGRVTDSVEVAWTLASGDTGRDIDEAHQMLEMKRHRVFKLKIGTRAPAEDIAHVAAIKAAVGDRAEVRVDVNQAWSQAEALWASERLADAGCNLIEQPIAADDRRGLKRLTHRSTVPIMADEALHGPVDAFDVASAHAADVFAVKIAQSGGLTGAASVAAIALAAGVDLYGGTMLEGAVGTIASAQLFSTFRELKWGTELFGPLLLTEEILTEPLRYENFSLQLPSGPGLGIQLDLEKIGRLRRDSKHGASVVKA
- a CDS encoding LysR family transcriptional regulator, producing MELRQLRYFVAVAEERNFTRAAERLNMTQPPLSRQIQQIEDMVGLALFERGARPLKLTEAGRVFYAQARRLLEESDELLPLTRRLAQLAERIVIGFVPSTLYGPLPDVIRAFREAAPLIQISLIEMFTIEQLSALKGGRIDVGFGRLRFDESQLAREVLVEEPLIAALPTGHALADIAQLTLDALSKETLIIYPSTPRPSYADQQLSAFRDHAVEPAAVHEVRELQTALGLVAAQVGVCLVPESVRGLRARGVTYRSIQETNVSSPIIMSRRLQDQSATTDLFCSIARDLFKRPLSV
- the catC gene encoding muconolactone Delta-isomerase, whose amino-acid sequence is MLFHVKMVVKLPPDMPVERANELKATEKAMAQRLQKEGIWRHLWRIAGLYANFSVFDVESPAQLNEILMQLPLYPYMEVTVDAMCRHPSSIHEDDR